The genomic interval gaggctgatccaactttgatgtaatgtccttaaaacaagtcaaaatgaggctcagtattgtgtgtgacctccacgtgtctgtatgacctccctacaacgcctggacatgctcctgatgagacggaggatggtctcctgagggatctcctcccagacctggactaaagcatccaccaactcctggacagtctgtggtgcaacgtgacgttggtggatggagcgagacatgatgtcccagatgtgctcaatcggattcaggtctggggaacggacgggccagtccatagcttcaatgtcttcatcttgcaggaactgctgacacactccagccacatgaggtctagcattgtcctgcattaggaggaacccagggccaaccgcaccagcatatggtctcacaaggggtctgaggatctcatctcagtacctaatgacAGTccggctacctctggcgagcacatggagggccatgcgaccctccaaagaaatgccaccccacaccattgttgacccactgccaaaccggtcatgctgaaggatgttgcaggcagcagatcgctctccacggtgtctccagactctgtcacgtctgtcacatgtgctcagtgtgaacctgctttcatctgtgaagaccacagggcaccagtggcgaattttccaatcctggtgttctctggcaaatgccaagcgtcctgcacggtgttgggctgtgagtaCAACGCCCATTTGTGGagatcgggccctcataccatcctcatggagtcggtttctaaccgtttgtgcagacacatgcacatttgtggcctgctggaggtcattttgcagggctctggcagtgctcctcctgttcctccttgcacaaaggtggaggtagtggtcctgctgctgggttgttgccctcctacggcctcctccacatctcctggtgtactggcctgtctcctggtagcgcctccaggctctggacactacgctgacagacacagcaaaccttcttgccacagctcacattgatgtgccatcctggatgagctgcactacctgagccacttgtgtgggttgtagagtccgtctcatgctaccacgagtgtgaaagcaccaccaacattcaaaagtgaccaaaacatcagccagaaagaaTAGGTagtgagaagtggtctgtggtccccacctgcagaaccactcctttattgtcaatcagtgttgcttcctaagtggacagtttgatttcacataagtttgatttacttggagttatattgagttgtttaagtgttccctttatttttttaagcagtgtatatatatatctcaagAACGTACCTGTCCATCTAGACACAGCTTCTTTTGCCACAACATTCGACTTTCCTGCAAGACACATTTTGTAATCAGCATTTGCATCCCATTGTTTAAAGTTTATCCTGTGACACAATAAGATGCAGATATGATtgagaagaagcaaagaaagaaCAAGACTTTCAAAAAGATGCTtataattaacatttattaaaataaatcactgtgTAATAAGAAACACTGAGAAGAGCTACGAGTCAAACAGAACTAATTTCTATGGTTTAGCCAGACAGTGATGTAAACTACTCATCCTCTGCTGCTGAGGTCTTGAATGTAACTCTGACTGGATCTGAAACTTATCCAATGAGCTCAGAAAGTACAGAGCTCTATATTTAAATGactagctaaaaaaaaacaaaataactttgaCCAGTAATTACTTTAGTTTCTTTCATTTACGACGACTAGTAAAGTTTTAGAGCCAAAGCTATGATATCGGACTTTCACAGTAGGTGGTGCACATTGTTTGAGTCCAGGAAAACCGTAAGTGGACTCCTGGCAACATAACATCAACCTCTAATATACCTGGACATTTTCTTCCTGTCAAATGAGCATTTCTCTGTTTTACAGACACAACGTGCACTGactggaaaaaaggaaaatcaaaaACATTGTTGCTCCAAACTTGTGatttaataataacaacatAAATCAAACAACGAGGTTTAAATTATGTCCAACTGCATAAGAAAATAAAGGTTACAGTCAGGGTTCTTAAAAATCTTCAAAGTcgatacttttccagactcaaacacataaaacatgtaCCTAATTGTGTTTCATTAACTCTTCCACAAATCATGAAACAACTGTCGGCTTCCAATTCAACAGTATGGTAAAGGCCCATTTCACAGCTTATTATCATCTGGACAAGTTTAGATCAGCTCTGTAGCACAGACTTGTCCAATCTGGACTGGATTATCCTACACTAAACACAGATACATTAAAGCAGAGTTTGTGTGGTCTGGGAtgtctttattttatcttaCCCAGACCCGGTTTGAGAACTACCAGTccagtttaaagtccttttctAAGAAAAGCAGTGAAATTGCCCCTTTCTTTGATTATCTGTAGGTTTGGTCAataagtggaaaaaacaaatcaatcaaCGAGGCTGACGAAACTTAATTTAAAGCTAAAGAACATAATCTACACTTAAAGAGACATAAAAACCTAAACTTTTagaaattctatttttttccttattttagACAATTAGATAATGTAGAAAACCAGGAAATCCTAACATTCCttcaattctatttttttttctccctacATATCCAGAATTGTGATAGAAATCAAGTTTCCTACTTTGCTTGTGCAGATATATTTATAGGTAGGCTGCTGTGATTTATGAGCGTTTTAGGGATGTTTAACCCTACTGTTAGCCCACAGCAGTTTATTGGTAACTATGGGCGTGGTAGCCACTGTCAACAACGAAACCTGATGAATCCCACTCTTCTGCACACACCCGTTAATttgttttaggacaaatataaAACGCTTTTACTAATACTAGCTGGTAAAAGCACCACGCCCTCCCAgtaacaaagacaaaaatctCACCTGTTACTACAGCAGTTTACAGGTATATGTGGGTGTGGTAGCATGGATCCAACACGTATTTTTAAGCTGCATGAGTGTGACTTTGTTTGCCTGGTTGTCTTGGGGATTCTGGGAGAATAGTGATGCATGTGGgctattttttaaaacactgaatgaaattaaaattaCAATTAGTCCAGAAGAAAGTCAGCAACGTGGTTCTGGCTTCGTGTAAGTAATCCTCTGATGTTCCCTGAAACTGAGTAGCATGCCTCCAGTTGGCTTTCTCTGCAGGTACAGGTGTGCCCTGCAAGTTCAATCAGACCCCCTCTGCAGGAGACACAACATAATTTGATACTCAGCACCCAGCTACACGCTGCTGTCTTCTGAGTGGAGATGGTTATCTGTAaaaaagctgtgtgtgtgtgtttgtgttgtgaaAGAGAGGGAAATCAGACTCGAAGGGGTGTGGGGACAGATTAATGAAGACAAGAAGCAAATATCGTCCTCTGTGTCaagctgtttgtgtttggtATTAGATTGTAACGCATGTAtttatgattatattatttaaaaatgcagcAGTATGGAATTTCAGGATGAGTTGTCATTGTACTATTAAAGCAGAACACgtatattttaaaattaccaGTGAAAGACCTTATTTTTCCACCAGTTTACTTTAAGGTCGACTTTTGACCAATTCTGATTGCATTTTCTGGAACACATAAAAAAGATACttaattaaataactttttttaaatatataaatagtgcgatttgttttagttttcagcTTATTTTTATTGAGGGTCTTAGCTGCTGGTAACTCATCACAGCCGATCTAGTAAAAACTGTCCGATTCAGTTCTCTGGCTGGATTATTGGTGCATcgctagaaaaaaaacaaagtacctCCTATCTGCTTCAATGGGAATTAAGAGAGCAAGTAAAAGGCAGGTTCTGAAACTCACATCCGTGTACCTTAGCCAAGCAAATGTCCGTTAATTGAAGCACAGTGGAGGAGAGTTGATGATCTGGGCTGGTTTCGCAGCTGCTGTATCTGAGCACCTTTTAGTCATGGGAAATAttctgttttataaataaaggtttcCCCAAAGCGGTTCTTACAACAGAATAATATACACTACAAACAATAGAACAATATAACACactaacccctaaccctttaTAACAGAGTGGGAGAAAAATGGTGAAATTATTGCAATACAGAAAAGCCGAGACCTCAACTCGCTAAAATGCTTTGGTACGCTTCcgtgaataaaacaacatttttatttcaaatataaaaTCAGTGAAATATCCTTGCAGCCAGAGATCAAAATAAGCTAATTTAGACTTGATGGGCTCTGAATGGTGATCAGCCAGTCAAATATAGAACAACCTGCCCCCCTCAATCGTTAGATCTATAAAAACTAAGTACTCCTATTAACTTCAGTCATTCTTCTCACCAAGCAGCTATTTTTGAGTCTGTTAAAAATCAGGGACAAAGATCAGGGACATATGCAAAACAGAATCAATCAAAATCGGAATCAGCGGGTCAGACCTGAAACAAAAGCAGGAGCTGGCACTGGCCTAGAAAAAACCTGACCAGTGGATGTCTGCATTTCCATGCATATGAATGCAGAAGATAGAAAAGAACAGGAGAACTGAGTGTAGACATAATGCAGGGCTGGCGCAACATTAGGATCTGTCAGTAAACAGCCCAGATAGTTTTATTACACCATACATGTCACAAGGGTACATTAGGAAACTCAGTTCTTGTAACACAGCAGACACACCTGACGGCTGTCATCAGTATCTGGCTTGTTTAGGTCAAGGTGAGATTCTTAACAGACAGAAGGGTGTGTATGAATGCTGTAGGGGGACATGTTGTGAGAAGTTGCTGCTGAACAGACATGTATATGTCTTGATGAGGCTGATGGTGTCAGTAAGGTGCGGAGTTGTCTTGAATATATATCAGATCTGTCTGAAGGCTTAAGGGATTTTTTCCCTCATTGGGAATCATTGTTTAACAAAATGATCATCATGAGctcaaacagaacaaaaatcaAGATGTCCTAAAATATCTGACTTTAAaagttcacttttttttttttacagatttaaacATTTGAGTTGATGTGGAAGAATATACTCACTCATTTCTTCAATGACGTCTGGGTCACATTCGCGGTACTTCTCCAGCTCGGCCTGCAGCTGCGTCCGCTCGTCTCTCAGAGACTGTAGCTCCTTTAGCAGAGAGCTTCTTTctttctacacacacacacacacacacacacacacacacacacacacacacacacacacacaaacacacacacacacattgcatCTTAGACTGATTCTTATGCAGCAAAAACATGATTACTGTTTGAATTTCTGTGTTTCTTACTGTATCTTCACGTCCCACTTTTGCCTTTTCAATCGCTTTCTCCAGAGACAATTTTCGCTGCTTTGCGTCAGAAACCtggaaaaggaaaacaacatCAGGGTTCCTAAACAGTCctgaaaagtctggaaaattTTGTGAATTGGATTTCAGTATTTCCAAGTCtgaataaatatagaaaaaaaagactgacaatttttctgcattttcttaATTTGTTCTGTGTCctttattaacaataataaatgTCTATATTTCCAATGATATAAGTCGACCCatacagataaaaacattataaattgttttttaaataaaagacgCAAAGAAAACACTCATCCACCCgaccacccatccatccatccatcagtcagACCATCTGTTCATCCTTCAATTCATCCACTTGGTTTTCCAACATCCGTCTCTAAATTAATGCCTCTGTCCGTCCAGCCATCCATTCTTTTGACTAGCTTTCCTTAAAGTCTGTGTGTTTTCCAGGTTCCATCTAGAGGCCTGAGCTTAAAAGATTAAGTCtgggttttagatttttttttgaaTTTTCACAAAAATATGGAATTCTGTCTTTGAAAATGCAAAGGATCCCTTTACAACTCGTTATTACATTTAGTAAACAACTAAGGCCCTCCTGGCCCGGGATATTAATGCACAACTAAACCAACGTATGCCAACAAGAACCAAATTCTCTGAAAACATCTTCAAGCAatgcataaaataaatcaacaaaagaaacatttttcagtatttgacttTAACAACAACACAGCAAGGATTCGGTCTGCGCCGCTGAAAAAGAGTGAAGCCATAAAAGTGATTTTGTATGACAACGCTGCAGCAAATACCATCAGCTAGAAATCATTTTATCCTGACAGAACCAGCTGCTTTCATGCACTGAAGGTTTGAACCAGATAAATGgctgctgacattctctgaAGAGTTGCTAACATTGAGCCATCTGTCGCCCAGGCAACCAGAGAGGTCAGGGGTCATCACAGACAACGAGAGCGGAAAGGAGCAGGCAAGTCTTGTGACTAATATGTCTCAATAAACCTCTTGTAAATgagcagaaaacaagaaaatttcatttcaaaactgaaagaaataagTTGAAAATCTATCTTAAACTCTGATGTATTTGCCATTTTTTCTAAAGACTAAAAATACACTTCAGTTTTGGCATTTCAAACCACAGGTAAATCCAGTTAAATTTTGCAGCAATCTACTTTCGGCTTTTCTCCGCAAGCTATTTTTTTTGCATAGCGACCTCTTTACTGTAAACTAATGTTTGCAGCATCctcctaaaaagaaaaaaagtgacGATGTGTCTGTTGGGCATGGGCATGACTGGAGTTTTGAGCAGAGTACTATAGCGGTATCaatcccccacctgttgctgcacactgcctgtCAGCAAAAGGGGtacagaaaaaactaaattctgttgtttggaaatatttcagctAGAGACCGTGGTATATTTACATGAGGTTGTCATATGGAGAGAATCTCATAATGCCCAAGGTCCATTAGAGCACTGTGTTGTACAGTCTGTGGTGTCGATTCTACTGTAAGACTACAAAAACTGTCCGCTCTCACctgtttctgcagctcctccagtttgTGCTTACGAGCATGTAAGGCCTTACTTGGAAAGGCCCAGTAGTAGTTGGATGTGCCGACTCGTTCACAGTCCACCATGTTGTCATCCACCAGGCTTTGAAGCACTTCCTTCACCGTCATCGGAGCTGAAAGCACGGAGGTTAGAGGACAACAATCCATAAATGAACCATTAAAGCGATGCTTTTCTGAGGACTGAATGCTATTTGAGGATTCATGAAAGTACTACAAGCTAAGCCATATTTGCATCTGGCACTGGGAtaatattgtgtttttctgaGGATCTTTACCATCAGATCAAATCAGAGACTCTCTG from Girardinichthys multiradiatus isolate DD_20200921_A chromosome 5, DD_fGirMul_XY1, whole genome shotgun sequence carries:
- the mnd1 gene encoding meiotic nuclear division protein 1 homolog, which encodes MSKKKGLSLEEKRTRMMEIFFESKDVFQLKDIEKIAPKSKGIAPMTVKEVLQSLVDDNMVDCERVGTSNYYWAFPSKALHARKHKLEELQKQVSDAKQRKLSLEKAIEKAKVGREDTKERSSLLKELQSLRDERTQLQAELEKYRECDPDVIEEMRKSNVVAKEAVSRWTDNVFAIKSWTKKKFSFDDGRIDKAFGIPEDFDYMD